Genomic DNA from Panthera leo isolate Ple1 chromosome A1, P.leo_Ple1_pat1.1, whole genome shotgun sequence:
aaatattcataaatatgttaCACTATAAGTATACCATGTAACAAGATGGGGTAGTAAGTGATAACTTAATaaactatatgcatatatatatatatatatatatacatatatatacatacacatatatatatatatatacacatatatatatatggtatatgtatgCATCGTGAAATAAAGTAGAGATTGATATGatcattattatgttttatttatagctATTTTGATGAATGGTATATCTGTATCATTTAATGATATAATGGGTATTGGTTATAAATGATAGAAACTGAAATCAATGTTAATATTTACAAAAGGTTTTGCCTATAAAAATTTTACAATGCTTACTAATTAATTTACATAGAAACTAAATAAGGACTTGTAATACAGATTATGAATAAACCTGAAACTTAATGTTGTTGGAAATCATTAACAGATTGTTctctttgaaaaagtaaattcGTAAGGAAAAGTTAAATgtcacataaatataaaagagaaagtcATTTGCATAAACATCTAATTCTACacaatatatatttacagataagaaaaagcTTGAGGCTTCAGGGAAAAGATAATAAATCcctgaaaataaatgagatgcTCCATGTTTTATTTCCAGGTGATGTTGTACCTCAGAGTAATTTGGGACATCAATTTATTTGAGCAAGTCTTAAATAACCAGTTAGGTAATTAACCAACTAATcagttaattaaaaagtaattaataatttaatcagTTAATAAACTAATCTATCTCCTATCTTTTAGGATGTGTGATTACTGGTAACAAAGTGTTTAAGACTGTAAATAAGATCATTTTTTATGTGCCTTagggttatatttatttataaaactggTTATTTTCAATGCacacatttaattaaattcaGAAATTTGTGAGTACAtattagatataaaaattaactgcTAAGAGGTCTCTAAAATGAGATAAATTCCCTGTAATCACCAGCACGCATCATGCTAACATGACCAATATGGTAGTAGGTACTCCAGAAAAGAATCTGAGGTAGCTGGAAGCCTGGATATTGGAACCATGGGCTGCATACACatgtaaaatagagaaatacaGCTAGTTTTGTTTCTCTCAGCATCAAAATGAGTGCTAGTAATTGCACAttagtttgtatattttttaaattaaaacaactcCTCATGACATTGAAGGAAATCTTGAGAAACTAATTTAAACATATGAGAAACATGGAAAagttataattaagaaaaaaatcacattaatattGGCCAAAATGCATGACTATGAGGCTCTTCCAACACAGAAGTACCCAGGCATTAGAAAACTAGGAAGGCATAATATTTACTAACACCGTGAGTAAATTATGTGTGGCATACCAACAAGATAtacagaaataatagaaatgtaatgTGCACTGCAATGTATACTTGTTATccaatttttggaaaaaaatattgtgaaataacAGCAGAGATGTATGACAGGATGGTAAGGCAAATGTCTTGTCAGGAAATGAAAGGCTAGAGACATAATTATTCCTCcagatctcatttatttttacatcatttgACCATGTCTTCTTAAGAAAATGCATAAGCTTCCTTTCAAACACCTCTGTTTTCCTAATCATTCCTTGTCTTCCAGGCATGACTGGAGCCATGGAAGATGCAAATAACACCACAGACATAAACTTCATTCTTCTGGGGCTCTTTAACCACACTCAGACCCATCTGTTCCTCTTTTCCATGGTGTTCATggtcttcctttcctccctgatGGGCAATGCCCTCTTGATTGTGCTCATCCATGAGGACCCCCGACTGCACATGCCCATGTACTTCTTGCTTAGCCAGCTCTCCCTCATGGATGTGATGCTTGTCTCCACCACAGTCCCCAAAATGGCAGCCAACTACCTAATGGACACCAGATCCATCTCTCCTGCTGGCTGTGGGGCCCAGATATTCCTGTTTCTGACTCTGGGAGGGGGCGAGTGCTTCCTCTTAGCTGCCATGGCATATGATCGATATGTGGCCATATGTCACCCCCTGCGCTACCCCATCCTCATGAATCAGAAGCTCTGCTTGAACATGACCACAGGCTCCTGGATTCTGGGAGGGGTAGATGGGCTGATGCAAGCTGGCACCACTCTGAGCTTCCCTTACTGCCATTCTCGGGAAATCAACCACTTCTTCTGTGAGGCACCCTCGCTCGTTCGCCTTGCATGTGCGGACACTACATtttttgagttttccatgtaTGTGTGCTGCATCCTGATGCTCTTGATCCCTCTGTCTATCATTTTGGCTTCCTACAGTCTCATCCTGGCTGCTGTGCTCAACATGAGGTCCACTGCAGCTCGAAAGAAAGCCTTTGCCACCTGCTCCTCTCACCTGGCTGTTGTGGGGCTCTTCTATGGCACTCTCATATTCACCTACATGCGGCCCAAATCCTACCGTACAGTGGCCCATGACAAGGTGGTCTCTGCTTTTTACACCATCTTTACACCTGTGTTGAACCCTCTTATATACAGTGTGAGGAATAAAGAAGTCAAGGGGGCTTTGAAAAAGTGGCTGGAGAAACATTTTCTGGGACATCTATAGTGGGACTCATTTGCAAAATTGGCAGCAGCCAAAATGAATCCAGATTTTGAAACTTGTGTTATATCAATGTATATTGCTCTCAGTTGGCCGgtttgtgctgtttttttttttttaactatttcatttatatatggtaaattcattaaaatttccatttgtccTGTTTTCAGATATTGTCATAGTATTTTTGTTGTAGACTTTGGACCTCAGTAATAAGAATAAATGATTGAGGCACTGTAAGcaaaatatatgttatacattGATAAAATAAAGGGGATTTTCAACTCTTAATGTTTGTGGGCCCTGATCATGTGCTCTCAGGAAAGCCAAACTTTACCATTACCAAGTCAGCAAATCTCACAATATGGGTTCAATTTCTGCCCTGGGAGCCCATGTACATCTACTTCATTTATAAGTAACTTAAAAGGGAGGAttccaaaaataaagtaaacagtAAAACCTTCTTGGTTCACATGAGACTGAAATCAGACAATCCTGCAGATATAGTTAAGCCTTAAGGTTATAGTCCCATAAGATAAGGTCTATAACTTTCTAAAATATCTTTGATCTAGTGAttgtaacattttatgttttctgctgTTAGTGAAGATTGTGTATCCCAGTCAGCTGTCCTAACTTGAgctgggggattttttttttttctttcagagatcctaaaagatttgttcattttgtaccAACAACATCAgccatttg
This window encodes:
- the LOC122229682 gene encoding olfactory receptor 2T33-like; amino-acid sequence: MEDANNTTDINFILLGLFNHTQTHLFLFSMVFMVFLSSLMGNALLIVLIHEDPRLHMPMYFLLSQLSLMDVMLVSTTVPKMAANYLMDTRSISPAGCGAQIFLFLTLGGGECFLLAAMAYDRYVAICHPLRYPILMNQKLCLNMTTGSWILGGVDGLMQAGTTLSFPYCHSREINHFFCEAPSLVRLACADTTFFEFSMYVCCILMLLIPLSIILASYSLILAAVLNMRSTAARKKAFATCSSHLAVVGLFYGTLIFTYMRPKSYRTVAHDKVVSAFYTIFTPVLNPLIYSVRNKEVKGALKKWLEKHFLGHL